One segment of Erigeron canadensis isolate Cc75 chromosome 2, C_canadensis_v1, whole genome shotgun sequence DNA contains the following:
- the LOC122589645 gene encoding protein NRT1/ PTR FAMILY 4.4, with protein MVNNKKEICKEEPCVDDYVDWRDRPCKPGKHGGMHAALAILGLQAFEMMAIAAVGNNLITYVFNEMHFPLSKSANVVTNFVGTVFLLSLLGGFLSDSYLGSYRTMLLFGFIELSGFILLSIQAHLPQMRPPTCNMMSSASKCEEARGLKEFIFFLAVYLVALGSGCLKPNIISLGADQFRKKDSKKLSTYFNCAYFAFCIGELIALTILVWVQTHSGMDIGFGVSAAAMAVGLICLLCGTPLYRNKPTHGSIFTPIAQVFVAAITKRKQVCPSNSGMPHGSKRFVLHHNVSIESRGDSSLLHTDKFRFLDKACIKIQDDNRSNESPWRLCTMSQVEQVKIIISVIPIFACTIIFNTILAQLQTFSVQQGSTMNTKLTSNFQIPPASLQAIPYVMLVFLVPLYETTFVPIVRKITGRDSGISPLQRVGVGLFIATFSMVSAAIVENKRRMISLRDPKESFSIFWIAPQFLIFGVSEMFTAVGLIEFFYKQSLEGMESFLTAMTYCSYSFGFYLSSLLVSLVNKITSSQSGQRGWLGDNDLNNDRLDLFYWMLAGLSFVNFFNYLFWSRWYSYNPSLMGPQGGPIQPKRSRSSGNNDDIETG; from the exons ATGGTGAATAACAAGAAGGAGATTTGCAAAGAGGAACCATGCGTAGACGACTATGTCGATTGGAGAGATCGACCTTGCAAGCCCGGAAAACATGGTGGCATGCATGCTGCTCTTGCCATCCTAG GACTTCAAGCATTTGAAATGATGGCTATTGCCGCGGTTGGGAACAATCTCATCACATATGTCTTCAATGAGATGCATTTTCCTTTATCCAAGTCTGCTAACGTCGTCACAAACTTTGTGGGCACCGTTTTCCTACTCTCGCTTCTTGGTGGCTTTCTTTCTGACTCCTACCTTGGTAGCTACCGTACCATGTTATTGTTCGGCTTCATTGAGCTATCT GGATTTATATTGCTGTCAATACAAGCCCATCTGCCTCAAATGAGACCACCAACATGCAACATGATGTCGAGTGCAAGCAAATGTGAAGAAGCTCGAGGTCTAAAAGAGTTCATATTTTTCTTAGCGGTTTACTTGGTGGCTCTAGGAAGTGGCTGTTTAAAACCAAACATAATCTCTCTTGGAGCTGATCAGTTCAGGAAAAAGGACTCCAAGAAGTTATCAACTTACTTCAACTGTGCCTATTTTGCATTCTGCATCGGAGAGCTCATAGCCTTAACGATTCTTGTGTGGGTGCAAACACACTCCGGGATGGATATAGGGTTTGGTGTTTCGGCTGCTGCCATGGCTGTTGGATTAATATGCTTACTTTGTGGAACTCCTCTTTACAGAAACAAACCAACTCATGGAAGTATATTCACTCCGATTGCCCAA GTTTTCGTAGCTGCTATCACGAAGAGAAAGCAAGTTTGCCCGTCGAACTCAGGAATGCCACATGGAAGCAAAAGATTTGTACTTCACCATAATGTGTCTATTGAGTCTCGTGGTGATAGCAGCCTTCTCCATACAGACAAATTCAG GTTCTTGGACAAAGCATGCATTAAGATTCAAGACGATAATCGAAGCAATGAAAGCCCGTGGAGGTTATGCACCATGTCACAAGTTGAGCAAGTCAAGATAATCATATCAGTAATTCCCATTTTCGCTTGCACCATCATCTTTAACACCATTTTAGCACAACTTCAAACATTCTCAGTTCAACAAGGTAGCACCATGAATACAAAACTCACTTCAAACTTCCAAATCCCTCCAGCATCCCTACAAGCCATCCCATATGTTATGCTAGTATTCTTAGTCCCTCTTTACGAGACTACGTTTGTTCCCATTGTACGCAAAATAACAGGCCGTGACTCAGGGATCTCACCTCTACAAAGGGTTGGTGTTGGTCTCTTCATTGCAACTTTCTCCATGGTTTCAGCTGCAATAGTCGAGAACAAACGAAGAATGATATCTTTAAGAGATCCCAAAGAGAGCTTTTCCATTTTTTGGATAGCACCACAGTTTCTTATTTTCGGAGTTTCTGAAATGTTTACTGCAGTTGGGCTAATTGAGTTCTTCTACAAACAATCATTAGAAGGCATGGAATCTTTCTTGACAGCAATGACATATTGCTCGTATTCATTCGGGTTCTACTTAAGTTCTCTTCTTGTGTCCCTAGTGAACAAGATCACCTCTAGTCAGTCGGGCCAACGTGGATGGCTTGGTGATAATGACCTCAACAATGACAGGCTAGACCTTTTCTACTGGATGTTAGCTGGTCTAAGCTTTGTAAACTTCTTCAACTACCTTTTCTGGTCAAGGTGGTATAGCTACAACCCATCATTGATGGGTCCTCAAGGCGGGCCTATCCAGCCCAAAAGATCAAGGTCATCAGGGAACAACGATGACATCGAAACGGGCTAA
- the LOC122590309 gene encoding GDSL esterase/lipase At1g71250, which yields MVKMDGWWRFIVVVCVVVCSWWKGVAGQAQAPAIWVMGDSLVDNGNNNFLRSIARADFYPYGIDYYRGPSGRFTNARTFSDILGDWLGIAAPPPFSDPRTAGNRILGGVNYASAAGGILDESGQHYGDRYTLSQQVVNFETTLSQLRTMLSPGNLTELLSNSIVVMVFGSNDYINNYLMPNLYATSRSYTIEAFANLLLTRYARQLQALYSVGLRKFFLPGIGPLGCIPNQLATGQAPAGRCVDSVNQMLGPFNEGLRRLVGQFNDGSHPGAIFVYGNTYGVFGDILNTPARYGFTVRDRACCGIGRNQGQITCLPLATPCFNRDQYVFWDAFHPTQAANAVLAQRAYSGSTTDNYPMNVQQLAQLRL from the exons ATGGTTAAAATGGACGGATGGTGGCGATTCATAGTTGTGGTGTGTGTTGTGGTGTGCAGCTGGTGGAAAGGTGTAGCAGGACAAGCTCAGGCTCCGGCGATATGGGTGATGGGAGATTCATTAGTGGATAATGGGAATAACAACTTCCTTAGGTCCATTGCTAGAGCTGATTTTTATCCTTACGGTATTGATTACTATCGTGGTCCTTCGGGTAGATTTACTAATGCAAGAACTTTCAGCGATATTCTTG GAGATTGGCTGGGAATAGCCGCCCCGCCTCCATTTTCTGATCCCAGGACGGCCGGAAATAGGATCCTTGGGGGTGTCAACTATGCTTCTGCTGCTGGTGGTATCCTTGATGAAAGTGGCCAACACTAT GGAGATCGCTACACACTGAGCCAGCAAGTTGTGAATTTTGAGACTACGTTAAGCCAATTAAGGACCATGTTGAGCCCTGGGAACCTAACTGAACTCCTCTCGAATTCCATAGTAGTTATGGTTTTTGGGAGTAATGACTACATTAACAACTACCTCATGCCAAACCTGTATGCAACGAGCCGCAGTTACACTATTGAAGCATTTGCCAACCTTCTTCTAACCCGTTATGCCCGTCAActccaa GCACTATACAGTGTAGGGCTTCGGAAATTCTTTTTACCAGGAATCGGGCCACTTGGGTGCATTCCTAACCAGTTAGCCACTGGTCAAGCCCCTGCAGGGAGATGCGTGGACTCGGTGAACCAAATGCTAGGCCCCTTTAACGAAGGTCTCAGGAGACTTGTTGGTCAGTTTAATGATGGCTCGCACCCTGGGGCCATATTTGTCTATGGAAATACTTATGGTGTTTTTGGTGACATCTTGAATACCCCTGCAAGATATG GATTTACAGTAAGAGATAGAGCATGTTGTGGGATAGGAAGGAACCAGGGGCAAATAACGTGCCTCCCGCTAGCAACACCATGTTTCAACCGCGATCAATATGTGTTTTGGGATGCTTTCCACCCAACTCAAGCTGCGAATGCTGTTCTTGCTCAGAGGGCGTACTCTGGATCCACTACCGACAACTATCCAATGAACGTTCAACAATTGGCACAATTGAGGTTATAA
- the LOC122589356 gene encoding DNA repair RAD52-like protein 1, mitochondrial produces the protein MAFCLRKSLSAALRLRYNNTPALKNASSLLFYSTSTTKKTNKNKKEEAINAYETPSDDDVLSLGIGRPVSEILKELNKKVPDELIRARTEPNGFSVKYIPWHIVNRIMNLHAPEWSGEVRNVVYSADGKSVTVTYRVTIYGTDAEIFRESTGTSSVDDVDYGDPVQKAEAMAFRRACARFGLGLHLYHAEL, from the exons ATGGCGTTTTGTCTGAGGAAATCACTTTCGGCAGCTTTAAGGTTAAGATACAACAACACACCGGCACTAAAAAATGCTTCAAGTCTGTTGTTTTATTCTACTAGTActactaaaaaaacaaacaaaaacaaaaaagaagaggCAATTAATGCCTATGAAACACCTTCAGACGACGACGTTTTGTCTTTGGGGATTGGCCGTCCGGTATCAGAGATCTTGAAAGAACTTAACAAGAAAGTGCCGGATGAATTAATCAGAGCTCGTACAGAACCTAATGGCTTCTCTGTTAAATACATCCCatg GCATATAGTGAACAGGATTATGAATTTACATGCTCCAG AATGGTCTGGGGAAGTCCGAAATGTTGTCTATTCGGCCGATGGGAAATCCGTCACAGTTACTTATCGGGTAACAATTTATGGGACTGATGCAGAG ATATTTAGGGAGTCTACTGGAACTTCATCAGTTGATGATGTAGACTATGGTGATCCGGTGCAGAAGGCAGAAGCCATGGCTTTTCGCCGAGCTTGTGCCCGTTTTGGTCTTGGACTTCATCTTTATCACGCAGAATTGTAG
- the LOC122589083 gene encoding phytolongin Phyl1.1 yields the protein MGSSVCDTVYYVCVSNVGKILYAYNSNSVGDIDIENLATLCLEKAPSHHKWYFQTMFKKTFGFLMESDGFVYFAIFDENFGNGKKLEVLGHVRDEFKKVVAKKGLKRILANPNSVALQEQMLPIVRRLIASFEPVVGSGFNDGLSPSPVNDSNGQSDTSGSTKAPLLGKSIKQEKRKTRDHVISVRENGVVEDHRKSADKGGSKVDSSSVDPDNQGGGSVVGVSLTKEVSSMTRSSNQTVRTKWCRQVRIVLAIDIVICLILFIVWIVVCRGTECLR from the coding sequence ATGGGTTCTTCTGTTTGTGATACAGTGTACTATGTTTGTGTATCAAATGTAGGCAAGATTTTGTATGCATATAATAGTAATAGTGTTGGAGATATTGATATTGAAAATTTAGCTACTTTATGTTTAGAAAAAGCTCCTTCTCATCATAAATGGTATTTTCAAACCATGTTTAAAAAGACTTTTGGGTTTTTAATGGAAAGTGATGGCTTTGTTTATTTTGCTATTTTTGATGAGAATTTTGGAAATGGTAAAAAGCTTGAGGTTTTAGGACATGTTAGAGATGAGTTCAAGAAAGTTGTTGCCAAAAAAGGGTTGAAACGAATCTTGGCAAACCCGAATTCTGTTGCTTTGCAAGAACAGATGTTGCCTATTGTGAGGCGTTTGATTGCGTCGTTTGAACCTGTTGTTGGGTCGGGCTTTAATGATGGGTTGTCACCTTCCCCTGTTAATGATAGTAATGGGCAAAGTGATACGAGTGGTTCGACGAAAGCGCCTTTGTTAGGGAAGTCGATTAAGCAAGAGAAGAGAAAGACGAGGGATCATGTTATTTCGGTTAGAGAAAACGGGGTGGTGGAGGATCATAGGAAGTCTGCAGATAAAGGTGGTTCTAAGGTGGATTCTTCGAGTGTGGATCCCGATAATCAAGGTGGTGGTTCTGTTGTGGGGGTTTCGTTGACTAAAGAAGTGAGTTCAATGACTAGATCGAGTAATCAAACTGTACGGACTAAGTGGTGTCGTCAAGTTCGTATTGTGCTTGCAATTGATATTGTCATTTGTTTGATACTGTTTATTGTTTGGATAGTGGTGTGTCGTGGTACTGAATGTCTTCGTTGA
- the LOC122588997 gene encoding glycerophosphodiester phosphodiesterase GDPD4, whose protein sequence is MATTSFKWRRRRGDRRGLVSRKLLFRSFLVLLALIAIFPPVYFHFKLRRYHQLELKKCSWLDNPPLVCAHGGDSSNAFPNTMAAYHIALRSQVDCIEIDVSRSADGVLFALHDRDLQRISGNSSTKVGYLSANEIKELDTSHDISVPTMEDALRLISSSVQKVVVDAKVGPPSYEKGLAHDILSVVKRTQCKNCVVWAKSDNLVRDVIKQSSDVTVGYIVMMNFSTGIRSNLLRMSDAEVVGIYHGLVDESVVKILHRRKKKIYAWTVDEEPAMHKMLNEKVDAIITSDPTLLQNSMRDLRRKCLVDGYSIGS, encoded by the exons ATGGCAACAACGTCGTTTAAATGGAGAAGACGACGTGGTGATCGGCGTGGTTTGGTATCCAGAAAGCTTCTGTTCCGATCATTTCTAGTACTACTGGCACTCATCGCCATTTTTCCTCCTGTTTATTTTCACTTCAAACTCCGTCGCTATCATCAg CTGGAGCTAAAAAAGTGTAGCTGGTTAGATAATCCTCCCCTCGTGTGTGCTCATGGTGGTGATTCTTCCAATGCCTTCCCTAATACA ATGGCTGCTTATCATATTGCTCTTCGTTCTCAAGTAGACTGCATAGAGATTGATGTCTCTCGCTCTGCTGATGGGGTTTTATTTGCTCTTCATGACAG GGACTTGCAGCGAATATCTGGGAACAGTTCCACCAAGGTTGGATACCTGAGTGCAAATGAG ATAAAAGAGCTGGACACTTCTCATGATATAAGCGTTCCTACAATGGAAGATGCATTAAGA TTGATTTCAAGTTCTGTTCAGAAGGTGGTTGTTGATGCAAAAGTTGGGCCTCCGTCATACGAAAAGGGGCTTGCACATGATATACTTTCTGTT GTCAAGAGGACACAATGTAAGAACTGTGTTGTATGGGCTAAAAGCGACAATTTAGTGAGGGATGTGATTAAACAGTCATCAGATGTGACT GTAGGCTATATTGTTATGATGAATTTTTCTACTGGGATCAGAAGTAATTTATTGAGGATGAGTGATgctgaagttgttggtatataCCACGGTCTAGTTGACGAGTCTGTTGTCAAAATTCTACACAG gaggaaaaagaaaatatacgCATGGACGGTTGATGAAGAACCAGCAATGCATAAAATGTTAAACGAAAAAGTAGATGCTATAATCACCAGTGATCCAACTTTGCTTCAGAATTCTATGCGAGATCTCAGGAGAAAATGCCTTGTTGATGGCTATTCTATTGGATCATGA
- the LOC122590137 gene encoding eukaryotic translation initiation factor 3 subunit I-like yields MRPILMKGHERPLTFLKYNRDGDLLFSCSKDDTPTVWFADNGERLGTYSGHNGAVSCCDLSRDSTRLITTSADCSAKLWNVQSGEALFTFNFNSTARSVDLSVGDKLCVITTDPFMDVASAIHVKRIAADHHDQDGESVLVLKGPKGRINRAIWGPLNHTIISAGEDAVIRIWDAETGTLLKENKTEVGHNNAITSLAKSADASHFLTGSLDKSAKLWDSRSLELIKTYLTDSHVNAVAMSPLLDHVVLGGGQDALSVTTTDHRAGKFEAKFYDKISQEEIGGVKGHFVP; encoded by the exons ATGCGGCCGATATTAATGAAAGGGCATGAGAGGCCTCTGACTTTCCTCAAGTATAATAGAGATGGAGATCTTCTTTTCTCCTGTTCTAAAGATGACACACCCACCGTATGGTTTGCTGATAATGGCGAACGATTGGGCACTTACAGTGGCCACAATGGTGCTGTTTCTTGCTGCGACCTTTCAA GGGATTCAACACGTTTGATTACAACGAGTGCAGACTGCTCAGCTAAGCTTTGGAATGTACAAAGTGGAGAAGCTCTTTTCACTTTTAACTTCAATTCAACTGCTAGATCTGTAGACCTTTCTGTTGGTGATAAGCTTTGTGTAATCACCACGGACCCATTTATGGACGTGGCTTCTGCTATCCACGTAAAGCGAATTGCTGCGGATCATCATGATC AGGATGGTGAATCTGTTCTTGTACTTAAAGGACCTAAAGGAAGAATAAACAGAGCAATATGGGGACCTTTAAACCACACAATCATCAGTGCTGGTGAAGATGCTGTTATTAGAATTTGGGATGCAGAA ACTGGAACGTTgctaaaagaaaacaaaacggAAGTTGGGCATAATAATGCAATTACATCACTTGCCAAGTCGGCTGATGCCTCACACTTTCTCACTGGCTCGCTAGATAAatcagcaaag CTCTGGGATAGCAGATCGTTGGAATTGATCAAGACATATCTTACTGACAGTCATGTCAATGCTGTTGCGATGTCTCCACTTCTTGATCAT GTGGTGCTTGGAGGTGGTCAGGATGCATTATCTGTTACGACAACCGATCATCGTGCTGGTAAATTTGAAGCCAAGTTTTATGATAag ATTTCCCAAGAAGAAATTGGAGGTGTAAAAGGACATTTTGTCCCATAA